The window GCCCAGCCTGACCAGCGTCGAGTCCACCACCGTCTCGTCTTGTCTGACGAGGTCCACCACGCCAGCGGACCGAGCGCGCCAactcgccaccgccaccgccaccgccaccgcgcgccggGAATAGCGCCGCttctcgccctcctcctcctttgccTCTCCGTCGCCCGCCGgtgctccgccaccaccgccgccgcggcctcgccgtccacgccgtccccgcccccgcccccgccgctggTCCCTGCGCTCTTCGTCATCGGCGACTCCACGGCGGACGTCAGCACCAACAACTACCTCGGCACTCTCGCCCGCGCCGACCGCGAGCCCTACGGCCGGGACTTCGACACGCACCGCCCCACGGGGCGCTTCTCCAACGGCCGCATCCCCGTCGACTACCTCGGTAATGGCTAATGCGGGCCGCAGTCTCCGCGGCGGGCGGCCTCCCTTTTGGTTTCAGAAACATTGACGCGGTTGATCAATGGCCGTGTGCGCTTCTCTCCCTGTGCAGCGGAGCGGCTGGGCCTCCCCTTCGTGCCTCCCTACCTTGAGCAGAACATGCGCACGGGCGCCGGCAGTGTTGGCCTCTCAAACGTTGATGGGATGATCCAGGGCGTCAGCTACGCGTCCGCGGCAGCCGGCATCATCTCCAGCAGTGGCTCTGAGCTGGTATATGTGCCCTCCCAGTCCCACCCCATCACCCCTACAAACCTGATGCTAAGCTTAATTTGGGGGGGCAGCATGGTCATGATTTTTATTGACAAATCTTTTGCATTCTGTTGTTACTATGTGATTTGTTCATTTCACTCGTGTGGTCTCTTTATTTTATCAGTGATGCTGATTGTAATCTTTTTTGTGCTGCAGGGGATGCATGTGTCGCTGACCCAGCAGGTGCAGCAGGTCGAGGACACATACGAGCAGCTGTCCCTGGCTCTCGGGGAGGCAGCGGCAGCCAACCTGTTCAGGAGGTCAGTGTTCTTCGTGTCCATCGGGAGCAACGACTTCATCCACTACTACCTGCGCAATGTGTCGGGCGTCCAGATGCGTTACCTCCCTTGGGAGTTCAACCAGCTCCTTGTCAGTACAATGAGACAGGAAATCAAGGTGCACTTCTTGTTTTCCGGTTAGTTCATTCAGTGCAGCATTGCTTGCATTGCCTTGTTTGGAGTGTGCTAGGCTGATACctactatgtttttttttttgaaaatcagTGTGTTGGATGTATCAGGGCTTAAGCTGTTGCTAGCCATGTGAGCACTTTTAGTTGTGATACTATATATTGTTCATTTTAACTTGGTGCCTACAATCAGTGTGTTCACTTTATACTCAGGGATCTTGATGCCTAAACTATTTTCACTTGCAATCAGCATAAATGTTCCCATGCTTTGAGGGGCTGTGCCTACTTTCACCTTTTTGTATCTGTTGCAGTTCTGAAGTTTAAACTCTGAGCCCAGCAAAGGGATTAAGTTGAATTGATTCGAATAACTATTCTGAATTTACTAGGGACTAATCAACAATAATTGATATTGATTATGTCTTGGACTCAACATATCTTTTATTCATCGATATGCTCACTTATATTTCTAGAGTTAGTTGTATTTTGTACTGCATAGTGCCCTTCATATTTTTGCCCAAGTTAACTCCATTTTTACTTCAGTCTCCACTTGTGGATCTTCCATACTTGTCTTTCTGCATTCATGACCTTACTATGATACAGCACAGCAGGATTAAGTTCAGATTCATACACATACCTTGATTCTTTATGCCTAATTTATCCCATCGATTATCCCTAAGAAGAACATACACTGCTTGTTAATTGAAGGTGCACATGGCTTGAAGTTGTTGTGTTGTCTGAAACCCTAGAGTTAAACTCATATACTGATACAAGAGGCAGAAGATTGTTTAGTTTCGTCTCTGTGTTTATAACACCGTCAATATTTTTTTGAAGGTCGTAAATCCTTCAGTATTAACTGGAATTTTGTATGTTTCATATGTGAATCTTGTTATATGGTGGACTTGTATATCCCCTGCTCTCTTCTGACAGTGATGGTTTTATGCAGAATTTGTACAACATAAATGTTCGCAAGGTCATACTGATGGGCCTACCTCCTGTTGGTTGTGCACCCCATTTCCTCGAGGAGTATGGCAGTCAAACTGGGGAATGCATCGATTATATCAACAATGTCGTAATTGAGTTCAACTATGCCCTGAGACACATGTCCAATGAGTTCATCAGCCAGCACCCAGATTCTATGATCAGCTATTGCGATACTTTTGAGGGGTCTGTGGACATATTAAATAACCGTGAGCGTTATGgtgagcacatgaataattaCTAAGTTTGGATTATTACTTGCTGTCCTTTGGGAAGCATTCACAACTGATTGAGGTACTGCAATGTGCAGGTTTTGTCACCACCACTGACGCTTGCTGTGGGCTGGGCAAGTATGGAGGCTTGATCATGTGTGTTCTTCCACAGATGGCCTGCAGCGATGCATCAAGCCATGTCTGGTGGGATGAATTCCACCCAACTGATGCTGTTAACCGCATCCTGGCAGATAATGTGTGGTCAGGTCAGCACACCAAGATGTGCTATCCTTTGGACTTGCAACAGATGGTAAAACTGAAGCTGTAGGACCAATCTGAAGCTAGTAGCCTAACATTTGTTTCGAAGAAATGTTTATAATTGTTTATAATTGTGAATCTGAAAGAGGGGACACGCCGAAATGTTTAGAACTGTGAATTACAGAGATCTATAAAGATAGACCTGCCAGTTTTAGACAGCTCAGGTTACATGAAAGTCTGATTTATTTTCTTCATACTAGAACATTTAGCGCGCTTTGCGCGCCCTATAATTAACTCAATAGTATACGGctaaacagcaagaaaaaattatacatcttatattaaataaaatcacaAACACCAAATATATTAAATCTCATATTTTTTCTCAACAAATCAAAACTACAATTATCTGATCTAACCACATCTCATCGCAGGGGATTAGAATCTGATTTCCATATTAAAATCTAAATCTAGTACAACTCAACATCTGTTCTAAACTGCATAAGGTCTTATCCACCTTATGCTTGCGCACTTGTGGACTGAACAGACTTTGTATCAGCTATGGAGGAATATATAACGTAAGTGCAGATCTCTCTCTAAAATTAAAAGGCATGCAGGCCGCAGCTATGGTTTATATCTTTCAAATACATTATATGATGATATGTAAGTTATAGACACAATGTTAACTGGTGGAGCAGGCAACCAAACCAAAAATCTCAAGATAATATCTAATGGGGAAGAAAACGGGAAGGGAACTGCAGTAAAAAAACAAGTGCTATATATGGAGGCATCAAGGCACAAAGACTGGAAGTAAGATGGCATAACAATAGGCAGGCAAGCGTAAATTCTGTACACTGAATGCGCACAGAATATGTGGATCATGGCAGTATTATTGCTGTTGTGTATGCTTTGAAGGAAGTGTTGCACCTTCAAATCTTGACAGGCAACCAGGAGCACAAATGATCCCAACAATATTCCGATCATATATCATTTGCATGGTAGGTTTGAGAATAGCAACCCAGCACAACTGCAAGTGGAGGACAGGTAAACATATGAACCTCAAAGATTTTCACATATCAAATTAtgaatagcaaaaaaaaaatcttgagtAATGCTTCAAGATATAATTTCCCAGAAAGACGTGAAAGGTAGAAATGCATTTACTCTTGATTATCAGTGAGTGATCTGCATGTAGCTTCCTTAGCAAGCTCTGAAATTATCATCCATTGGCAATGTGGTACCTGTATGAATCTACAAAGGAAGAAGGATGGTTTAAGTAGGACACTCCAAGCGAACCAtacaagttttttttcttttgaagaacCTTTGAAGAGGGCAGGGAGCTCCTGCATTTCACCTAAGAACAATAGAATTGATCTGGTTTATAAGGAAAGTTGGGCCTACAGCGTATGGTTAACTGAAGGGAAACCGGCGAAAAACCTGAACGACACAAACTGACTCATATTTACAAGAACAATTATCAAATTTGCTCATTGGACTACAAGATCCCATCTGATCTACAGAAAGAATGCTGATCGGCCACATAGATCATAATTGTGCCCATTGAACCTGACTTTCGCAGTAGCATTCATGTGGTAGCTTAGTTAGACATGAATGCGGCCCATGCTCTATTCTTCAAACTGAAGACACATATCTGCAACAATTGATCAAACTGTAGAATATCTATTTGAACTGATGTACAAATAGTAGAAGCTAATCTTGGTGGTTTGACGCAGGAactgagaaaaatagaaaatatacaTAGGTACATCGAATCAATTACTTCCTGCGCAAATTTGGAGCAACCATTTTCATTTTTCAGCATCAACTAATGCTGTTTTTTTTGTCAGACCAACCATTGGCTCATGAAGCTAAGGGCCTGGTACTGCTAGATTGACGTTTCCACTTTAGGATTGATTAttatttctttaaaataaagaAATGTTTCTTAAGTTACAACAGTTTGACAAATAATACGTCTTACTCTAAAAATACTAACTACTCAGTGAGGATCCTACCTTGGAGGCATTTCTTCGAACGGGTGCTGGGCTTCATCCATATCGACGGTGACTCCAGCTAGCCCAGCTGGTTGGGCTTTCGCAGGTGCTCTTTTAAGACGTGGCAGATCACACAGAGGACACCAAAGCCACTTTGCTCGGCTTGGACCTGAGAGCAGCGATagaaagaggagagaggggCTGAGATGagtgtgacagacccgccgagttaaaatgCTTAATTAAGCATAACCGCCATAATTTGGtatattagcttaattaagtgtaacttgacaggcggtttccaacccacaggccgaccgaaacacaccagaagtctcgaacgaaggcgagcgcagaaggtaccagcatgataaaatTTTACAAGAATAGTAATTAATTTTACATTATTTACAAAACCGCTTTCCATTTAGAATAAACATAAGAAATGATAGCAGCAGAAGAGAATTTAACCTGAGGAGCATTTTTAATAGAGAACAAATAAATCAAACTGAATAAATCGAGAACTTCCGAaacgtgaagacaaggcgccacatcgagcccaccgatatgacacctagttagctcctGAACCTGAAATAggataaacaacaaaccctgagcaactaatactcagcaagacttacccgaccagtgggtataacttagcccacatacctagacatgcaaggccgttggctggtggttattttgcagaaaacagcgactaaagtgagtccttaatttccatattttaTCTCCAGATTCTATACAAATTAACCCTAATCCAATATATGCATAAACaaactatagcaaacatggtggtgCAATCAAGAATAATTCAATATGTtcaacattatatatatatatatatatataactcacattctaacattttgctacgatgcagcaaagagatcaaggccctcataaccgcgagacacggcgaatcgattcgatttaaccttgcaaggtggacctaaccaacacggcacgtataaatcccgtcggaccacacgcaccaacccttcccctccccgcctcgaactacaggaccgccccaccatcctgtggtcagccgagctcaacatgagaccaccaaaagtaatacatgcatctccatttctctgcgactactcgactaccccaggaggtgagatggagtcctgtactttcgaagcaaggcagtactaggcttaccggtttcgactacctcctactcccggtatgcggttagtacaattcaatccccgatcagcactgccacaacgaccggtccttaatcgacacagacggggctaagacaaccaggaaccctgtcctgctgccatacctatacatagggctggaaacgagccgagccgagtcgAGCCGAgcccggctcggctcggctcggctcggctcggctcagtAGTTTGGCGAGCTCGCCGAGGAGGCTCGGCTCGAAGCCGGCTCGAGCCTGGCACAAAATATATATTATGCAGTTAGTATATGActagtgcatatatatatataaagcgtATACATATGTTGAAAGTAATCAATAAACAATAATCATGTTAAGCATAGATATAGATTAATATTGATATTGTCACACCACAGGTTAGTGTTAGAGTGTTTCAAAATAGCTTATGGGCCATCATGAGCCTCAGTGGACtgagctcgcgagccggctcggctcggctcggctcgtcatTTTTGCGAGCCTGAGAAGTAGGCTCGGCTCGtctctgttatcgccataaattaacaggttaattaatgggctgcGAGTGaattgggcttaatgaagaaattgaaggaggcttacgaatcggctcctgcgtgagcatttgggccatgtgggccgtgTATCcatagatttagttcagattgagttagagatagagtccgatatggacacgttagtttagattgttttccaagtctccggactataaatatgtaccctatgatatttgtgAAAGggggaacgtcatcacgttttgcaaacaacaactctcggcgcaccgccacccctaattctagggtttcgtccaagtaagcgccatgttgccctgatcgcttcttacgatcagggcagcgttgttcttgcttttaccttggtattacttgtactgaagcgtttttgatggcgagtagtactagttatcctgattttcgtagcatgaattttagtagattcattgtgcttttgttgcttatcatctacgaacatcatgtcatctctgcgcgatcatgttttaatcttatactaattctcgttgcatggaattagtcgtGTAGAGatgacaccctgcttcttttctatctagtaaatctaatctgttatggtttgttattATACGTAAGAATtggtgtaatatctgctaggttaggccttgcaaacgggttggatgatccggtgacgtattagatgctttgctttagtcttaactgggaattgatccgggaatcggctttctttattcttaggcctctattctggttaaggtttagttatttattacgctcattaggcccaattacgtgtaggatgttccgatctagcagtgaaacttttatcgtcgtggattagattagttagatttaattgaagcatctttacagttatttgctttatttatcaatatctggatatatacagatctgatctgacaccgggactcgatcggctcttcagaagccgatgcaagagtcgtcccggggagccgaccacggctcagacTTATGTttgcacgtgtttgtgtatgcaggcaaatcatcgcaaacacgttcgcaccttcctgatcaggtataggtcaggtggcacgccctgtgtCTTCGAAAGCCGCGGTGTGTGctaggattgcgggccgttgacgagggagcagtgcctgccagcgccccggcgacctcccggctcttcgtgttgcctgtcgctactcgccggtgggttttgaccgacaacacattctggcgcgcccggtgggacactcatcagcaacaacgtccaccgccGGAATGACAGGACCTCAggaccaaacctgtcacgtatgaagagctgactccagaacacaagcagaaatatgatgaggtcaaagctcaattcgaagccgatctcatcggctctttcgagaggacccgtaaccacggcatcaggtggaaggggttctcacccgaaggcgctctcgacaacgttgacttgtccgtaccatcagaggagcgcaccagagccctgcgccaggagatgaactacatggtggctcacacgcttcatcggcactcagaaagcctggtgaatgagctcgagcgtgtggcacatcgtgtcatccaggaggtgatcaagaaccagtactccccatcaggaccaatcttggggagtcacaggggagaggcctcacttcagtctaggccgccaATATCCTATTCGCTCACGGCCCCAGGACCGCAAGGTTCGCCGATCtatgtcgtctacaagatcggcggtgaccctggagaaggccagttcctgagcgagcctcctaaggagatcccgcacgggtACACGTGCGTATACATACCTGATAACAACAACCCAACGCGCACGGGACATCTGGTGggtacaggagcttcaggggcagatgcggagaaacaggcatggctagcgaagtatgctactgggccgagtactgagccctcggccccaggagttctgagtgtggagcaggtcagtgcaatattaAGGGActagttcggcatcctgcccaagagaaaggcgatcggctattctaagccgtacccaagtgactacgacttgatcccgttgccacccaagtatcggctcctggagttcaccaagttcagcgggtcagaaggggccagctccatcgagcatgtgagccgatacctaactcagctcgggatgatttcggtatcggatcctctgagggtccggttcttctgtcagtctctcacgggctcagcctttggatggtacacatcattggccccagattcgatccgcactTGGAGGCAACTgcaagatcagttccacacccagtatcattaagaggctgctgaagtcgggattgctgacctcgcccaagtcaagcagaagcgaggggaaagtgtgtcggagtacgtgcagtgcttcagagaggttaagaatcgatgctactcatcgggcatcacagaaaaggaggccgtcgatttggcagttttggggctcgctaagccgatcaaggatctggcttttcagttggaattcacctctctggcgcacatggtacagaagctcacgacgtatgaacactatcaccctgagctataccaggaaaaattcaagtgccatgtgaatatggcccaagtagatgattctgatgattctagcaGGGAATAAGAAGTGGCTGTGgtagagtggacccggggggcaaaccccgtcctgtgcaagtgggtcaaacagaaggggcttgtgaagggctttgattttgacgtggccaaggcagagcagatattcgacttactgcttaaggaaaagcagttgaagctcccagagaatcacaagatGCCAACGatgcaagagctgcaggggaggctgtactgcaagtggcaccactcgttcacccatgccacgaatgactgcaaggagctgcgtcggcagatccaatcggctatcgagcaaggccgattaattctggcccaacacacgatgaaggtggacaatcaaccattcccacaagctaacgtggtggagctgtcggattttagacctgagggccagaacttggcgttccagattaacatggtgggacccatgcgccgccgtgacgagcagaggaaaaagaccacttctggcaaacggccctaggatgaagacgagccggagcagcaaaatgttactgaagaacaagtgcgtcacatccgcaatcaacttccagcttccaatcggcttctgaaaaaataccagtatccgtacaagttgcgccgctgatatgaatcggaagagtagtatgagcaccgcacagggaggacgctggggaggcgccaggctatacgtgaccactggcattgcccgttcttcaggtactgttggaattccggcatgagccgattgcctactatcgatgattgcttggagtgcaggcctcgggggcgccagccaggcgagacgtcggtgttccagcgcttggggcccaaagcgcATCACGATGACCATATTTAGCGgtcatccagggatgatcttgagctagaaggggaagataagtatcatcgtccatgatggtgtcctgacgggctcagccgctcacagaagcgcagagtgcagcacttacgcaatctcgaggaggcagaagcaaggtacctcgacgtgctgaggaaagcacgtCCAGATCTCGCGGggcaagtcaggcacccgcgaagggtggaaaggcgccctctaAGGAGGGAGTGgagccccaagcagccaagagccgatgaaaagccatcggctgatgtgaatatggtgttcgtgctcccgtcggagtttcgggcgccccaaccggaggaattggccatcgcgcggctggatcttggcccacagccgatcatcttcgagaagcccaaggagaaaacctacaagcacctgaagggattatatctcaagggcctcatcgacggcaagcctgtgaacaggatgttggtcgacactggcgccgcggtcAATCTG is drawn from Panicum virgatum strain AP13 chromosome 1N, P.virgatum_v5, whole genome shotgun sequence and contains these coding sequences:
- the LOC120653404 gene encoding GDSL esterase/lipase 7-like, producing the protein MSLWGEPAAVRDETAEEQLERVSGGWCRQRWRWRGRGPGSRLLKAVATKLETLPACLSGFGVRTLHLRAALPLRPFLPRLRGAAASPAPRDDMGLGASEAWDATGFVLSDGAAPPDIGAEDRGRRRSQGQRRLLPWSNHAGTLRPNQPGRQSQPAQPDQRRVHHRLVLSDEVHHASGPSAPTRHRHRHRHRAPGIAPLLALLLLCLSVARRCSATTAAAASPSTPSPPPPPPLVPALFVIGDSTADVSTNNYLGTLARADREPYGRDFDTHRPTGRFSNGRIPVDYLAERLGLPFVPPYLEQNMRTGAGSVGLSNVDGMIQGVSYASAAAGIISSSGSELGMHVSLTQQVQQVEDTYEQLSLALGEAAAANLFRRSVFFVSIGSNDFIHYYLRNVSGVQMRYLPWEFNQLLVSTMRQEIKNLYNINVRKVILMGLPPVGCAPHFLEEYGSQTGECIDYINNVVIEFNYALRHMSNEFISQHPDSMISYCDTFEGSVDILNNRERYGFVTTTDACCGLGKYGGLIMCVLPQMACSDASSHVWWDEFHPTDAVNRILADNVWSGQHTKMCYPLDLQQMVKLKL